One Deltaproteobacteria bacterium genomic region harbors:
- a CDS encoding NADH:ubiquinone oxidoreductase, producing the protein MKIGQKPKAAFFSFTSCEGCQLQVLSLADELVNILNLVEIINFREAIDEKRDDYDIAFIEGSISRTHEIDDVKKIREKARIVVALGACSSIGGLNCLKNRFSMDDVKRIVYGERSKYYNYFDTIPARPIDAVIPVDYYIYGCPITGTEFLNVLKALLIGKKPDIPNHPVCVDCKMAENICVFEKGETCVGPVTRAGCDAVCITYGSVCWGCRGLVDNPNITAHKETLKRHGLTAHDILGSFNLYDSWHIRGDK; encoded by the coding sequence ATGAAGATAGGTCAAAAACCAAAGGCAGCCTTTTTTTCTTTTACCTCCTGTGAAGGATGCCAGTTACAGGTTTTATCTCTTGCTGATGAACTTGTTAATATATTAAACCTCGTTGAGATTATAAATTTCAGGGAGGCAATTGATGAAAAAAGGGATGATTATGACATAGCCTTTATTGAGGGAAGCATATCCCGAACACATGAGATTGATGATGTAAAAAAGATAAGGGAAAAGGCAAGGATTGTTGTTGCCCTTGGTGCATGTTCTTCAATAGGAGGATTGAATTGCCTTAAAAACAGGTTTTCTATGGATGATGTAAAAAGGATTGTGTATGGTGAAAGGTCAAAATATTACAATTACTTTGACACAATACCTGCGAGACCAATTGATGCTGTTATACCTGTTGATTATTACATATACGGCTGTCCGATAACAGGGACAGAATTCTTAAATGTCTTAAAGGCACTGCTCATTGGCAAGAAACCTGATATTCCAAATCATCCTGTTTGTGTTGACTGTAAGATGGCAGAGAATATATGTGTTTTTGAAAAAGGGGAAACCTGTGTTGGACCTGTTACAAGGGCAGGGTGTGATGCAGTATGTATAACTTACGGCAGTGTATGCTGGGGATGCAGGGGCCTTGTTGACAACCCTAATATCACTGCACATAAAGAAACATTAAAGAGGCATGGTTTGACTGCCCATGATATATTGGGCAGTTTTAATCTGTATGATTCATGGCATATTAGAGGTGATAAGTGA
- a CDS encoding oxidoreductase encodes IILLYGVKAPEEILFKDELNEWARAQDFDLRITVDKPHPDWKGHTGVVTTYLPELKLDEAKTVAVIVGPPVMYKYVIMVLGEKRIAGHEIFLSLERRMKCGLGKCGHCQINSVYVCQEGPVFRLSEIRYLREAI; translated from the coding sequence ATAATTCTATTGTATGGGGTTAAGGCGCCTGAAGAGATACTATTTAAGGATGAACTGAATGAATGGGCTAGGGCGCAGGATTTTGATTTAAGGATTACGGTTGACAAACCGCACCCTGATTGGAAGGGGCATACAGGCGTTGTTACGACATATCTGCCTGAACTAAAATTAGACGAGGCAAAGACAGTTGCGGTTATTGTTGGGCCGCCTGTTATGTATAAATATGTTATTATGGTACTCGGCGAAAAAAGGATTGCAGGACATGAGATATTTCTCTCCCTTGAAAGAAGGATGAAGTGCGGACTTGGGAAATGCGGACACTGTCAGATTAACAGTGTCTATGTATGTCAGGAAGGACCTGTATTCAGGTTAAGTGAGATAAGATATTTGAGAGAGGCAATATAA